A genomic region of Streptomyces sp. R33 contains the following coding sequences:
- a CDS encoding D-alanyl-D-alanine carboxypeptidase family protein, with the protein MSAKKTALTVLSAGLLVPAMLVVPAHAAPTPPTDGKGQPGKAPAVAGPPASMSTVGGALLGKPGVQVNPLAGAPALPTNLTGRSWIVADAETGEVLAANNAHWRLPPASTLKMLFADTVLPSLPKDKVHKVTDQDLEGVGAGSSLVGVKEDHEYSVHDLWLGVFLRSGNDAVHVLAAMNGGIDKTVKDMQAHAEELQALDTHVVSPDGYDAPEQVSSAYDLTLIARSGLQKKDFREYCGTAEAKFPGLQEPGKPREYFEIQNTNRLMTGASGLSPYKGIAGVKNGNTTMAGSTFTGAAQQGNKKLLVTVMNPSAGGLNSVYEETAGLFDWGFAAIGKVKPVGELVPPKSADTSSIGSPAQSHENGHSAAGEGAEGGVGTALGIAGGALAVIAGGAYAVNRRWPRGPRGRRTGTGGGDQAS; encoded by the coding sequence GTGTCTGCCAAAAAGACCGCGCTGACGGTCCTTTCCGCCGGGCTGCTGGTCCCCGCGATGCTCGTGGTGCCCGCGCACGCCGCGCCCACCCCGCCGACGGACGGGAAGGGACAGCCGGGCAAGGCCCCGGCCGTGGCCGGGCCGCCGGCGTCGATGTCCACGGTCGGCGGGGCCCTGCTCGGCAAGCCGGGGGTCCAGGTGAACCCGCTGGCCGGCGCCCCCGCCCTGCCGACGAACCTGACGGGGCGTTCGTGGATCGTGGCCGACGCCGAGACGGGCGAGGTGCTGGCCGCCAACAACGCGCACTGGCGGCTGCCCCCGGCCTCCACCCTGAAGATGCTCTTCGCGGACACGGTGCTGCCCAGCCTTCCGAAGGACAAGGTCCACAAGGTCACCGACCAGGACTTGGAGGGCGTCGGGGCCGGCTCCAGTCTGGTCGGGGTCAAGGAGGACCACGAGTACTCCGTGCACGACCTGTGGCTCGGGGTGTTCCTGCGGTCCGGGAACGACGCCGTGCACGTGCTCGCCGCCATGAACGGCGGCATCGACAAGACCGTCAAGGACATGCAGGCGCACGCCGAGGAGCTGCAGGCCCTCGACACCCACGTCGTGTCCCCCGACGGGTACGACGCCCCCGAGCAGGTGTCGAGCGCGTACGACCTCACCCTCATCGCCCGCTCCGGCCTGCAGAAGAAGGACTTCCGCGAGTACTGCGGGACGGCCGAGGCGAAGTTCCCCGGTCTGCAGGAGCCCGGGAAGCCGCGCGAGTACTTCGAGATCCAGAACACCAACCGGCTGATGACGGGCGCGAGCGGTCTCTCCCCGTACAAGGGCATCGCCGGGGTGAAGAACGGCAACACCACCATGGCCGGCTCCACCTTCACCGGCGCCGCGCAGCAGGGCAACAAGAAGCTGCTGGTCACGGTGATGAACCCGAGCGCGGGCGGCCTGAACTCCGTCTACGAGGAGACCGCCGGCCTCTTCGACTGGGGCTTCGCGGCGATCGGCAAGGTCAAGCCGGTCGGCGAACTGGTTCCGCCGAAGAGTGCGGACACCTCCTCGATCGGCTCGCCCGCCCAGTCGCACGAGAACGGCCACTCGGCGGCGGGCGAGGGCGCGGAAGGCGGCGTCGGCACCGCGCTCGGCATCGCGGGCGGGGCGCTGGCCGTGATCGCGGGCGGGGCGTACGCCGTCAACCGCCGCTGGCCGCGCGGCCCGCGCGGCCGCCGCACCGGCACCGGCGGCGGTGACCAGGCGTCCTAG
- a CDS encoding 2'-5' RNA ligase family protein — protein MGTVTLGVSIAVPEPYGSQLQELRTGFGDAAAHGIPTHVTLLPPTEVEADRLAEIRAHLSEVAAAFGPFAMRLAGTGTFRPLSPVVFVQVVEGGTGCTRLQGLVRDPDGPLDRELAFPYHPHVTVAHGISEEAMDLAFTTLAEYAAQWTCTGFALYEQGSDGVWRKLHEYPFGSGPVSGVPAQLGSPVDEAAGTAGAAETAVRRS, from the coding sequence GTGGGGACCGTAACGCTCGGCGTTTCGATCGCGGTCCCGGAGCCGTACGGCAGCCAGCTCCAGGAGCTGCGCACCGGCTTCGGGGACGCTGCCGCGCACGGCATCCCCACGCATGTCACCCTCCTCCCGCCCACCGAGGTGGAGGCGGACCGGCTGGCGGAGATCAGGGCCCACCTGTCCGAGGTCGCGGCCGCCTTCGGCCCCTTCGCGATGCGGCTCGCCGGCACCGGCACGTTCCGCCCGCTCTCGCCGGTCGTCTTCGTCCAGGTCGTCGAGGGCGGTACGGGCTGCACCCGGCTCCAGGGCCTGGTCCGCGACCCGGACGGGCCGCTCGACCGGGAGCTGGCCTTCCCGTACCACCCGCACGTCACGGTCGCCCACGGGATCTCCGAGGAGGCGATGGACCTGGCGTTCACGACCCTCGCCGAGTACGCGGCGCAGTGGACCTGCACGGGCTTCGCGCTCTACGAGCAGGGCTCGGACGGCGTCTGGCGGAAGCTGCACGAGTACCCCTTCGGCAGCGGCCCGGTCAGCGGGGTCCCGGCGCAGCTCGGGTCACCGGTCGACGAGGCGGCGGGGACCGCCGGTGCGGCCGAGACCGCCGTACGGCGCTCCTGA
- a CDS encoding TetR family transcriptional regulator, producing the protein MTDQKAPKSEQTRTLILETALRLFQERGFDKTTMRAIAKEAGVSVGNAYYYFASKEHLVQGFYDRIGAAHQAAVRPILDSETDLQKRLAGVLTSWLDIAAPYHEFASQFFKNAADPESPLSPFSPESEPARKAAIDMHREVLAGAKTKVPEELADVLPELMWLSQMGLVLYWVFDRSPNSEKTRRLAERGAQLTTRGIVLARFRVLRPLVREVHELFADFLPGMAQTVVSKKKRASDPDPGPA; encoded by the coding sequence GTGACTGATCAGAAGGCTCCCAAGAGCGAGCAGACCCGCACGCTCATCCTCGAAACCGCGCTCCGTCTCTTCCAGGAGCGCGGCTTCGACAAGACGACCATGCGGGCCATCGCCAAGGAGGCAGGGGTCTCGGTCGGCAACGCCTACTACTACTTCGCGTCGAAGGAACACCTCGTCCAGGGGTTCTACGACCGGATCGGCGCCGCACACCAGGCGGCGGTCCGGCCCATCCTGGACAGCGAGACCGATCTGCAGAAGCGGCTCGCGGGCGTGCTGACGAGCTGGCTGGACATCGCGGCGCCGTACCACGAGTTCGCCTCGCAGTTCTTCAAGAACGCGGCGGACCCGGAGAGCCCGCTCAGCCCCTTCTCCCCCGAATCGGAACCCGCGCGCAAAGCGGCGATCGACATGCACCGCGAGGTGCTGGCGGGAGCGAAGACGAAGGTCCCGGAGGAGCTGGCCGACGTACTGCCGGAGCTGATGTGGCTCTCGCAGATGGGGCTCGTCCTGTACTGGGTCTTCGACCGGTCCCCCAACAGCGAGAAGACGCGGCGGCTCGCGGAGCGCGGCGCGCAGCTGACGACGCGGGGCATCGTCCTGGCCCGGTTCCGGGTGCTGCGGCCGCTGGTGCGCGAGGTCCACGAGCTGTTCGCGGACTTCCTGCCCGGGATGGCGCAGACGGTGGTGTCGAAGAAGAAGCGGGCCTCCGACCCGGACCCCGGGCCCGCGTAG
- a CDS encoding SCO4848 family membrane protein, which translates to MKLSRAVSWFLLAFGVWSWFIWVSFVRNLWKDASGLAFDAAGEPTAYFWVHLLLAIASFLLGTAVGVIGLRGVLALRRASRRGPDAGPDA; encoded by the coding sequence ATGAAACTCAGCCGTGCCGTCTCCTGGTTCCTGCTCGCCTTCGGGGTGTGGAGCTGGTTCATCTGGGTGTCTTTCGTCCGGAACCTGTGGAAGGACGCCAGTGGTCTGGCATTCGACGCGGCGGGCGAGCCGACGGCCTACTTCTGGGTCCACCTTCTCCTGGCCATCGCCTCCTTTCTCCTGGGGACGGCCGTTGGTGTGATCGGGTTGCGCGGCGTCCTCGCGCTGCGGCGCGCATCACGCCGGGGTCCGGACGCGGGTCCGGACGCATGA
- a CDS encoding bifunctional UDP-sugar hydrolase/5'-nucleotidase produces the protein MTRHSHSKTTYPDHSSHHLGRRTFLTATGTAAATFATGIPAHATDHARDAASAVEYVDVQLLSITDLHGYLQAAPGSNATISGNGGRTYTVGGVAYMGAHLARLRDGRLNSFFFTPGDSFSGWEFDAAAFADEPTIEALSRMGLDFATAGNHEFDKSPAFLQRHMEQGVPFPVVGRDATFTDSSGARFHGSGFRYYSANVVWDADRRTVLPACGIEKVRTAAGGELQIGFIHLTALGTELFPGSYQPGLATLDEVATADRYAALLKARGVNAIVLIMHDGAVAGGDFNSGTDPSGPALDLALRVSPDIDAIVTGHWHTRFNMMVPDPNGVPRPFVEAGCHGQLINEINLRLDPATGRVIRELTVSTNHPNTRDVTPDPDLKEVVDYWAGQAAARGATRIGKQTGSFVRARNTAGESTMGDLVADWALWAGRRPADPENDANVHPAVPAQLALVAAAPRVGQAVIAGDLVRDTASGGAVTFGRAWKAVGFGDPIVTATVTGQQIHDALEQQWTTAASGELLFAPLAVSANVRYTFDTLGRVGDRVDPADVFIDGAALDLTGSYRLASPSYTFLANDGYGALTGFQAPYRHQRDFESFVAYVRETQTLTPAPLNRVTAANTTRRGADVGTVLEPAPFLLADGTPMPRPEAAIVSADRPHTDRNGFRPPC, from the coding sequence GTGACGAGGCACTCGCACTCCAAGACCACGTATCCGGACCACAGTTCTCATCACCTCGGGCGGCGGACGTTCCTCACGGCCACGGGCACCGCCGCAGCCACCTTCGCCACCGGCATCCCCGCCCACGCCACCGACCACGCGCGCGACGCCGCCTCCGCCGTCGAGTACGTCGACGTCCAGCTCCTCAGCATCACCGACCTGCACGGCTACCTGCAGGCCGCCCCCGGCAGCAACGCCACCATCAGCGGGAACGGGGGCCGTACCTACACCGTCGGCGGTGTCGCCTACATGGGCGCCCACCTCGCCCGCCTCCGCGACGGCCGGCTGAACTCGTTCTTCTTCACCCCCGGAGACTCCTTTTCCGGCTGGGAGTTCGACGCCGCCGCCTTCGCCGACGAGCCGACCATCGAGGCCCTGAGCCGCATGGGCCTCGACTTCGCGACCGCCGGGAACCACGAGTTCGACAAGTCCCCGGCTTTCCTCCAGCGGCACATGGAGCAGGGCGTCCCCTTCCCCGTGGTGGGCCGCGACGCCACCTTCACCGACTCCTCCGGCGCCCGCTTCCACGGCTCCGGCTTCCGCTACTACAGCGCCAACGTCGTCTGGGACGCCGACCGGCGCACCGTCCTGCCCGCGTGCGGCATCGAGAAGGTCCGTACCGCCGCCGGCGGGGAGCTGCAGATCGGCTTCATCCACCTCACCGCACTCGGCACCGAGCTGTTCCCCGGCTCCTACCAACCCGGTCTCGCCACCCTCGACGAGGTCGCCACCGCCGACCGGTACGCGGCGCTGCTCAAGGCCCGGGGCGTCAACGCGATCGTGCTGATCATGCATGACGGGGCGGTCGCGGGCGGCGACTTCAACAGCGGTACCGACCCGTCCGGCCCGGCACTCGACCTGGCGCTGCGCGTCTCCCCCGACATCGACGCCATCGTCACCGGCCACTGGCACACCCGGTTCAACATGATGGTCCCGGACCCGAACGGCGTCCCGCGCCCCTTCGTCGAGGCCGGCTGCCACGGCCAGCTCATCAACGAGATCAACCTCCGCCTCGACCCGGCCACCGGCAGGGTGATCCGTGAACTGACCGTGTCGACGAACCACCCCAACACCCGTGACGTCACCCCCGATCCGGACCTCAAGGAGGTCGTCGACTACTGGGCCGGCCAGGCCGCGGCGCGCGGCGCCACCCGCATCGGCAAGCAGACCGGATCATTCGTACGTGCGCGAAACACCGCGGGCGAGAGCACCATGGGCGACCTGGTCGCCGACTGGGCGCTGTGGGCGGGGCGCAGGCCGGCCGACCCGGAGAACGACGCCAACGTCCACCCCGCCGTCCCGGCCCAGCTCGCCCTCGTGGCGGCGGCACCGCGGGTCGGCCAGGCCGTCATCGCGGGCGACCTGGTCCGCGACACGGCCTCGGGTGGCGCCGTCACGTTCGGCCGCGCCTGGAAGGCCGTCGGCTTCGGCGACCCGATCGTCACCGCGACGGTGACCGGGCAGCAGATCCACGACGCCCTCGAGCAGCAGTGGACGACCGCAGCGAGCGGGGAGCTGCTGTTCGCACCGCTGGCCGTCTCCGCGAACGTCCGCTACACCTTCGACACCCTGGGCCGGGTCGGCGACCGAGTCGACCCGGCGGACGTGTTCATCGACGGTGCCGCGCTCGACCTCACCGGCAGCTACCGGCTCGCGTCACCCTCGTACACCTTCCTGGCGAACGACGGCTACGGCGCACTCACCGGCTTCCAGGCGCCGTACCGCCACCAGCGCGACTTCGAGAGCTTCGTCGCGTACGTCCGCGAGACGCAGACCCTGACCCCCGCGCCTCTGAACCGCGTCACGGCCGCCAACACCACCCGCCGCGGCGCCGACGTCGGCACCGTCCTGGAACCCGCCCCCTTCCTCCTCGCCGACGGCACCCCCATGCCCCGCCCCGAGGCCGCGATCGTCTCGGCGGACCGCCCCCACACCGACCGCAACGGCTTCCGGCCGCCTTGCTGA
- a CDS encoding thiol-disulfide oxidoreductase DCC family protein encodes MTGATPAQRATHHLTVLYDANCPLCVHIRHWLLGQRWLVPLRLIPAGSYEAQRRYPQLDHAATLREITVIGDSGQVWTGTDAFIVCLWALAEHRPRANWLATPAGRPFARAAMYTASAWRQAVRTGPGPEGEVEPEAPACDDHCAVPG; translated from the coding sequence GTGACCGGGGCAACGCCGGCGCAACGGGCCACGCACCACCTGACCGTGCTGTACGACGCCAACTGCCCGCTCTGCGTGCACATCCGGCACTGGCTCCTCGGGCAGCGCTGGCTGGTACCGCTCCGGCTGATCCCGGCCGGGTCCTACGAGGCGCAGCGCAGGTATCCGCAGCTCGACCACGCGGCGACGCTCCGCGAGATCACCGTCATCGGGGACTCGGGGCAGGTGTGGACCGGTACGGATGCGTTCATCGTGTGCCTGTGGGCGCTGGCGGAGCACCGGCCGAGGGCGAACTGGCTCGCCACCCCGGCGGGCCGGCCCTTCGCCCGGGCCGCCATGTACACGGCCTCGGCATGGCGGCAGGCGGTACGAACCGGGCCCGGTCCGGAGGGTGAAGTGGAGCCGGAGGCACCGGCCTGTGACGACCACTGCGCCGTACCCGGATAG
- a CDS encoding Uma2 family endonuclease has product MSSAGRLADSGLDIYQDGNIIRGRKVCIPDLFVGLEDLDEIPDEEGLGVDATRVPLVAEIVSPGKEAHRWDHIRKRRWYAQAGIPVYVVIDDFDDEGTGTVFSAPDPEKGTYATKTTVGYGTSVVIPDGPAKGLTIGEELTRA; this is encoded by the coding sequence GTGTCGTCCGCAGGCCGGCTCGCAGACAGCGGGCTCGACATCTACCAGGACGGCAACATCATCCGCGGCCGGAAGGTCTGCATCCCGGACCTGTTCGTGGGCCTGGAGGACCTGGACGAGATCCCCGACGAGGAAGGTCTCGGTGTGGACGCCACCCGCGTCCCCCTGGTCGCCGAGATCGTTTCCCCCGGGAAGGAGGCACACCGGTGGGACCACATCCGCAAGCGCCGGTGGTACGCCCAGGCCGGCATCCCCGTCTACGTCGTCATCGACGACTTCGACGACGAGGGCACGGGGACCGTGTTCAGCGCCCCGGACCCGGAGAAGGGCACGTACGCCACCAAGACCACTGTCGGATACGGCACTTCCGTCGTCATCCCCGACGGTCCCGCCAAGGGCCTCACGATCGGCGAGGAGCTGACCCGGGCCTGA
- a CDS encoding YihY/virulence factor BrkB family protein: MDWLTKLPVIGPLMVRLMRTHAWRAYERLDRVHWSRLAAAITFISFIALFPLITVAAAIGAALLSQEQLDRLQKNLAEQVPGISGQLDLDGLVANAGTVGLVASALLLVTGIGWVGSMRDCLRAVWEKDDEDLGNPVVRKGKDALVLLGLGGVGLCSAAASILGSSAVGKFGGWLGVPQNGAGGALLRTGAFLVGVVAAFLMLLYVLTLLPGVEPPRRSLIQAALLGAAGFELLKLLLSGYMRGVAAKSMYGAFGVPVALLIWINLMAKLLLYCSAWTATRAAADGDGAEDPEEPANRKQEA, translated from the coding sequence ATGGACTGGCTGACGAAACTCCCCGTGATCGGGCCACTCATGGTCCGGCTGATGCGGACACACGCGTGGCGTGCCTACGAACGCCTCGACCGGGTCCACTGGAGCCGGCTCGCCGCCGCGATCACCTTCATCAGCTTCATCGCGCTCTTCCCGCTGATCACCGTGGCCGCCGCCATCGGCGCGGCGCTGCTCAGCCAGGAGCAGCTGGACCGGCTGCAGAAGAACCTCGCCGAGCAGGTCCCCGGCATCTCCGGGCAGCTCGACCTCGACGGCCTCGTCGCCAACGCGGGCACGGTCGGGCTCGTCGCCTCCGCCCTCCTGCTCGTCACCGGCATCGGATGGGTCGGCTCGATGCGGGACTGCCTGCGCGCGGTGTGGGAGAAGGACGACGAGGACCTGGGAAACCCCGTCGTCCGCAAGGGCAAGGACGCGCTCGTCCTCCTCGGCCTCGGCGGCGTGGGCCTGTGCTCGGCCGCGGCCTCGATCCTGGGCTCCAGCGCGGTCGGCAAGTTCGGCGGCTGGCTGGGCGTGCCGCAGAACGGCGCGGGCGGCGCGCTCCTGCGGACCGGCGCCTTCCTCGTCGGCGTCGTGGCGGCCTTCCTGATGCTGCTCTACGTGCTGACCCTGCTGCCGGGCGTCGAACCGCCGCGCCGCAGCCTCATCCAGGCGGCCCTGCTCGGCGCGGCCGGCTTCGAGCTGCTGAAACTGCTGCTCAGCGGGTACATGCGCGGGGTCGCCGCGAAGAGCATGTACGGGGCCTTCGGCGTGCCGGTCGCCCTGCTGATCTGGATCAACCTGATGGCGAAGCTGCTGCTGTACTGCTCGGCCTGGACGGCCACCCGCGCCGCCGCGGACGGCGACGGCGCGGAGGACCCCGAGGAGCCCGCGAACCGGAAGCAGGAGGCCTAG
- a CDS encoding metallophosphoesterase: MKIAIFAVIAVLVLALLVLVHRWLWVRLVRDTTRPRGTARRIGTILAFALPLLSLAALTTGRAGAPFWLQQSVAWPGYMWLAVLLYLTLAMLLAEPVRALLLRGPARRIRPRRGSMRGVRGGAPGGGPSRTESGGGGRAGTGAAPQGPATALDEPLPPEPGQGPAAPDDDPAGATRRQFVARAIGGAAALAATGTVATGTYGVLRGPRVKRVQVPLAKLPRAAHGFRIAVVSDIHLGPVLGRAHTTRIVETVNRTQPDLIAIVGDLVDGNVHDLGSAAEPLRRLRARHGSYFVTGNHEYFSGAQQWIDHVRELGLVPLENARRALPHFDLAGVNDVAGETEGHGPDFTAALGDRDRARAAVLMAHQPVVIHDAVRHGVDLQLSGHTHGGQLWPGNYLAELANPTVAGLERYGDTQLYVSRGAGAWGPPVRVGAPSDITVVELASYQA; this comes from the coding sequence ATGAAGATCGCAATCTTCGCGGTGATCGCAGTGCTGGTCCTGGCCCTGCTGGTCCTGGTCCACCGCTGGCTGTGGGTCCGTCTGGTCCGGGATACGACGCGCCCGCGCGGCACGGCCCGCCGGATCGGCACGATCCTCGCGTTCGCCCTGCCGCTCCTCTCGCTGGCCGCCCTCACCACGGGCCGCGCCGGCGCCCCCTTCTGGCTCCAGCAGTCCGTGGCCTGGCCGGGTTACATGTGGCTCGCGGTCCTGCTGTACCTGACACTGGCGATGCTCCTGGCCGAACCGGTACGAGCCCTCCTCCTCCGCGGCCCGGCCCGCCGGATCCGGCCCCGCCGGGGTTCGATGCGCGGGGTCCGGGGCGGAGCCCCGGGTGGGGGCCCTTCCCGGACGGAGTCCGGGGGAGGTGGAAGGGCGGGTACGGGAGCAGCCCCGCAGGGCCCCGCGACCGCCCTCGACGAGCCGCTCCCGCCCGAGCCGGGCCAGGGCCCGGCGGCCCCGGACGACGACCCCGCAGGGGCGACCCGCCGCCAGTTCGTCGCACGGGCGATCGGCGGCGCAGCCGCCCTCGCCGCGACCGGAACCGTAGCCACCGGCACGTACGGCGTCCTCCGCGGCCCCCGCGTCAAGCGCGTCCAGGTCCCGCTCGCCAAACTCCCCCGCGCCGCGCACGGCTTCCGGATCGCCGTCGTCAGCGACATCCACCTCGGCCCGGTCCTCGGCCGCGCCCACACCACCCGCATCGTCGAGACGGTCAACCGGACGCAGCCCGACCTCATCGCCATCGTCGGCGACCTCGTGGACGGCAACGTCCACGACCTCGGCAGCGCCGCCGAGCCCCTGCGCCGGCTCCGCGCGCGGCACGGCTCGTACTTCGTCACCGGCAACCACGAGTACTTCTCGGGCGCCCAGCAGTGGATCGACCACGTCCGTGAGCTCGGCCTCGTCCCCCTGGAGAACGCCCGCCGGGCGCTCCCGCACTTCGACCTCGCCGGGGTCAACGACGTGGCGGGCGAGACGGAAGGCCACGGCCCGGACTTCACCGCGGCCCTCGGCGACCGCGACCGGGCCCGAGCCGCCGTGCTCATGGCCCACCAGCCCGTCGTCATCCACGACGCCGTCCGCCACGGCGTCGACCTCCAGCTCTCCGGGCACACCCACGGCGGCCAGCTCTGGCCGGGCAACTACCTCGCCGAGCTCGCCAACCCCACCGTCGCCGGTCTCGAGCGTTACGGCGACACCCAGCTCTACGTCTCCCGCGGCGCAGGCGCCTGGGGGCCTCCGGTCCGGGTCGGCGCTCCGTCCGACATCACGGTCGTCGAACTCGCCTCGTACCAGGCCTGA
- a CDS encoding CAP domain-containing protein produces MSRHASLIRTARSLAVAGVLSAALVPVSAAPAAAVTCDAAAAARAPTSSNDSAARNAVICLINAQRTQRGLPALTVNQALTNAAQQHSAAAVQLKWWGPYKDSHTNPQTGSTPTTRIKDAGYCPNPRSFNVAEITYTGWGGSAGTPNAAVNWWVNVSTYGHRDRVLDPAMREIGAWAQPGAADRAGAGASQAGTYVVTFGRCQQ; encoded by the coding sequence TTGAGCAGGCACGCTTCGCTCATCAGAACAGCACGGAGTCTCGCCGTGGCCGGAGTCCTGTCGGCCGCGCTCGTACCCGTCTCGGCGGCGCCGGCGGCGGCCGTCACGTGTGATGCCGCAGCCGCGGCCCGGGCCCCGACCAGCAGCAACGACAGCGCCGCGCGGAACGCGGTGATCTGCCTCATCAACGCCCAGCGCACGCAGCGGGGGCTGCCGGCCCTCACCGTGAACCAGGCCCTGACGAATGCTGCGCAGCAGCACTCGGCCGCTGCGGTGCAGCTGAAGTGGTGGGGCCCGTACAAGGATTCGCACACCAACCCGCAGACCGGCTCGACGCCGACGACCCGGATCAAGGATGCGGGCTACTGCCCGAACCCCAGATCGTTCAACGTTGCCGAGATCACGTACACGGGCTGGGGCGGCTCGGCCGGTACCCCGAACGCCGCGGTCAACTGGTGGGTGAACGTGAGCACCTACGGCCACCGTGATCGCGTCCTCGACCCGGCGATGCGGGAGATCGGCGCCTGGGCCCAGCCGGGCGCGGCGGACCGCGCCGGGGCCGGCGCCAGCCAGGCCGGCACCTACGTCGTGACGTTCGGCCGCTGCCAGCAGTGA
- a CDS encoding protein kinase family protein: protein MHRERLTAYSAVSTRLSLLSDHRLRALTAAAMPFGSGIGGRTAELDLDGTRVFVKRVPLTDIELLPRNVRSTANLFELPLHYQYGVGSAGFGAWRELAVHTMTTGWVIEGAYEGFPLMYHWRVLPDSPPGGDGLDAAVARWEGSDAVRRRLEAIARASNSLVLFLEHVPHRLGTWLTGHPAYDWAHRALLSGAEFMSSRGLVHFDAHFHNVLTDGELVHFADFGLALSTRFELAPDEARFLTQHLGYDRAYTASHLLRYHLPGADERDDLEHEAFLREWIAGRGRDGMPAEAAALLDRHAATGLVMAGFHRRLVTESKRTPFPAGAVAEVSK, encoded by the coding sequence ATGCACCGAGAGCGACTGACGGCGTACAGCGCCGTCTCCACCCGCCTGTCCCTGCTGAGCGACCACCGGCTCCGCGCGCTGACGGCCGCGGCGATGCCCTTCGGGTCCGGTATCGGCGGCCGGACCGCCGAGTTGGACCTCGACGGGACGCGGGTCTTCGTCAAGCGCGTGCCGCTGACCGACATCGAGCTGCTGCCACGCAACGTACGGTCCACCGCGAACCTCTTCGAACTGCCGCTGCACTACCAGTACGGGGTCGGCTCGGCCGGGTTCGGGGCCTGGCGGGAGCTGGCCGTGCACACCATGACCACCGGCTGGGTGATCGAGGGCGCGTACGAGGGGTTTCCGCTGATGTACCACTGGCGGGTGCTGCCCGACTCCCCGCCGGGGGGCGACGGCCTCGACGCGGCCGTCGCCCGCTGGGAGGGGTCGGACGCCGTGCGCCGGCGGCTGGAGGCCATCGCGCGGGCCTCGAACAGCCTGGTGCTCTTCCTGGAGCACGTGCCGCACCGGCTCGGCACCTGGCTGACGGGGCACCCCGCGTACGACTGGGCGCACCGGGCCCTGCTGAGCGGGGCGGAGTTCATGAGCTCGCGCGGGCTGGTCCACTTCGACGCCCACTTCCACAACGTCCTGACCGACGGCGAGCTCGTCCACTTCGCCGACTTCGGGCTCGCGCTCAGTACCCGCTTCGAGCTGGCGCCCGACGAGGCCCGGTTCCTGACGCAGCACCTGGGCTACGACCGCGCGTACACCGCGAGCCATCTCCTGCGGTACCACCTGCCCGGCGCCGACGAGCGCGACGACCTGGAGCACGAGGCCTTCCTCCGGGAGTGGATCGCGGGGCGCGGGCGGGACGGGATGCCGGCCGAGGCCGCCGCGCTGCTCGACCGGCACGCCGCGACGGGGCTCGTGATGGCGGGCTTCCACCGGCGACTGGTGACGGAGAGCAAGCGCACGCCGTTCCCGGCAGGGGCGGTCGCGGAGGTGTCGAAGTAG